A part of Leptospira yasudae genomic DNA contains:
- a CDS encoding class I SAM-dependent methyltransferase produces MNPSEPSSQSAWNTHYTRNKSRLGYPDENLVRMLSKIGSEQTESSEQRKALDFGAGSGRHCVLLNEFGYQVYATDYTENSVKTISQEYPFVKASIHEHPPFSYQDGFFDVIVSWGVLHYNSVELAREILKEKKRILKPGGFLAGSVRAVGDTHLQAQGTVIQTPDLKGAYSRFYTLEELKEDLKGFSRVDFGYTERTPLGKLEERICHWIFLAKL; encoded by the coding sequence TTGAATCCTTCTGAACCTTCCTCCCAGTCCGCTTGGAACACGCATTATACCCGGAACAAATCCAGACTCGGTTATCCGGATGAGAATCTGGTGCGTATGTTGTCCAAGATCGGATCGGAGCAGACGGAATCTTCGGAACAACGGAAGGCGCTCGACTTCGGAGCCGGTTCGGGAAGACACTGCGTTTTGTTAAACGAATTCGGTTATCAAGTCTATGCGACGGATTATACGGAGAATTCGGTCAAAACGATCTCGCAGGAATATCCTTTCGTCAAAGCGTCGATCCACGAACATCCTCCTTTTTCCTATCAAGACGGCTTTTTCGACGTGATCGTAAGCTGGGGAGTTCTGCACTACAACTCCGTAGAACTCGCAAGAGAAATCCTGAAGGAGAAAAAAAGGATTCTCAAACCCGGAGGATTTCTCGCGGGTTCGGTGCGCGCCGTCGGCGACACGCATCTTCAGGCGCAGGGAACCGTGATTCAAACCCCGGATTTAAAAGGCGCCTATTCCCGTTTTTATACATTAGAAGAATTGAAAGAAGATTTGAAAGGATTCTCCCGGGTGGATTTCGGTTATACGGAACGGACGCCTTTGGGAAAACTCGAAGAAAGGATCTGTCATTGGATTTTTCTGGCCAAACTATAG
- a CDS encoding ATP-grasp domain-containing protein, with product MKQKGHFLSIGAGTNQVPLISAAIRLGYSVIAVDQNDRAPGLGMSSLRIMESVTEYRKILKTVSEIPLHGRILGVGTRSYGKATYTASYIAEKLKLRYASLDCVEICSDKNLLKETAARVGILVPESYDTHSNLSKNQFPFVYKPVRGNSKEGIRTFHEPEEWETFLKSKKKSPKSKTSLSKKKTSASNAEKEDWIAEEYVPGFEITVCGLVQNGNFFPASISHKDVTSYPPYLEIAHTLPFLHTELIGEILLNCRALIAATGMNDCPFVAEFRITPQGEIYLIEAVPEVGGEFLADSLIPNYFGSAYFDNLVKLLVGEPIRPFENYTGVPKKYAGIFFSTPPEGKSKLAGHSEFAAAGKEKLLFDRKLKEQGDILKTSEGNGVRTRTVGLVGPEQNEQTLEEWKASVLQRLEGKFESF from the coding sequence ATGAAACAAAAGGGGCATTTTCTTTCCATAGGAGCCGGGACCAATCAGGTTCCCTTAATCTCCGCGGCGATACGCCTGGGTTATTCGGTGATTGCGGTCGATCAAAACGATCGCGCTCCCGGTTTGGGGATGTCCTCTCTTCGAATCATGGAGTCCGTTACAGAATATCGTAAAATTCTAAAGACGGTTTCCGAAATTCCTTTGCACGGGAGAATTCTCGGAGTAGGAACGCGTTCCTACGGAAAGGCGACGTATACGGCTTCTTACATCGCCGAAAAACTCAAGCTGCGTTATGCGAGCTTGGACTGCGTGGAAATCTGTTCCGATAAAAATCTTCTGAAAGAAACCGCGGCCAGAGTGGGAATTCTCGTTCCCGAAAGCTACGATACTCATTCGAACTTATCCAAAAATCAGTTTCCGTTCGTATACAAACCCGTTCGAGGAAACAGCAAAGAAGGAATCCGAACCTTTCACGAACCCGAAGAATGGGAAACGTTCTTAAAATCCAAAAAGAAATCGCCGAAATCGAAAACGTCCCTTTCCAAAAAGAAGACAAGCGCGTCTAACGCGGAAAAGGAAGATTGGATCGCGGAGGAATACGTTCCCGGTTTCGAAATCACGGTCTGCGGACTGGTTCAAAACGGAAATTTCTTTCCCGCGTCGATTTCCCACAAGGACGTCACGAGCTATCCTCCTTATTTAGAAATCGCTCATACTCTTCCGTTTTTACACACCGAATTGATCGGAGAAATTCTGCTCAACTGCCGCGCGCTCATCGCAGCGACCGGAATGAACGACTGCCCGTTCGTGGCGGAATTCAGAATCACTCCTCAAGGAGAAATCTATCTGATCGAAGCGGTTCCCGAAGTGGGCGGAGAATTTTTGGCGGATTCTCTCATCCCGAATTATTTCGGATCGGCCTACTTCGACAACTTGGTGAAACTTCTGGTGGGCGAACCGATTCGTCCGTTCGAGAATTATACGGGAGTTCCCAAGAAATACGCGGGAATCTTTTTCTCCACGCCGCCCGAAGGAAAATCGAAACTTGCGGGGCATTCGGAATTCGCCGCGGCAGGAAAAGAAAAACTTCTCTTTGACCGCAAACTCAAGGAACAAGGCGACATTCTCAAAACCTCCGAAGGAAACGGAGTTCGCACGCGCACCGTCGGACTCGTAGGTCCCGAACAAAACGAACAGACTTTGGAAGAATGGAAGGCTTCCGTTCTTCAAAGACTGGAAGGTAAATTTGAATCCTTCTGA
- a CDS encoding DUF1579 family protein, translated as MSKEKFETSKREGVHKEFESYTGNWKGVNQMMFKEGEVTDESPIAGTIKLVLGGRFLLHEYKGSYGGEPFEGIAIYGYHIDKKRYESAWIESFGMGSGILFSEGVPGAKEWSVTGHYGGDTPETSWGWRTSLEKDGDDKLIIFSQNLRPNGEKAGGVRILYERVS; from the coding sequence ATGAGTAAAGAAAAGTTCGAAACCTCCAAACGGGAAGGCGTCCACAAAGAATTCGAATCCTATACGGGGAATTGGAAAGGCGTCAACCAGATGATGTTCAAAGAGGGAGAGGTCACCGACGAGTCTCCGATCGCGGGAACCATCAAACTCGTATTAGGCGGAAGATTTCTTCTGCACGAATACAAAGGAAGTTACGGAGGCGAACCGTTCGAAGGAATCGCGATCTACGGATATCATATCGATAAAAAACGATACGAGTCCGCTTGGATCGAAAGTTTCGGAATGGGGAGCGGAATCCTATTCTCGGAAGGAGTTCCCGGTGCAAAGGAATGGTCCGTTACGGGACACTACGGCGGAGACACTCCAGAAACCAGTTGGGGCTGGAGAACCAGTCTGGAAAAAGACGGAGACGATAAGTTGATCATCTTCTCCCAAAACCTCAGACCGAACGGAGAAAAAGCCGGAGGAGTTCGAATCCTCTACGAACGCGTTTCGTAA
- a CDS encoding SIMPL domain-containing protein encodes MNRLKLILLTLFVVPALGIYSENKQTVTVSGSGTAVVETDYIQMTFAVEVEEANAKTAQEKNLERTSNVIQALSKEFKISPKDIYSTDYTLQRQYLQDGKQRPYLSTSGILLKLRNLKLYKEVLLELQKLGVNNVSGIEFKSDSTSKQEKDALVSAYEDAKSKALVLANAIGKKEVAAIKIIETDSTGFPQVVYQMKGRESDSSPLSVGERKIQAKVLIEFEVR; translated from the coding sequence ATGAACCGATTGAAACTGATTCTTCTTACGTTATTCGTCGTTCCCGCATTGGGAATTTATTCCGAGAACAAACAAACCGTAACCGTCTCGGGAAGCGGAACCGCGGTCGTGGAAACCGACTATATCCAGATGACCTTCGCGGTGGAAGTCGAGGAAGCGAACGCAAAAACGGCGCAGGAAAAGAATCTTGAAAGAACGTCTAACGTGATCCAGGCGCTCTCCAAAGAATTCAAAATTTCTCCCAAGGACATCTACAGCACCGATTATACGCTGCAAAGACAATATCTTCAGGACGGAAAACAAAGACCGTATCTTTCCACGTCCGGAATTCTTTTAAAACTCAGAAACTTAAAACTTTATAAAGAAGTATTGCTGGAACTCCAAAAGTTGGGAGTCAACAACGTAAGCGGAATCGAATTCAAATCGGATTCCACTTCCAAACAGGAAAAAGACGCGCTCGTATCCGCATACGAAGACGCAAAGAGCAAAGCCTTGGTTCTCGCCAACGCGATCGGCAAAAAGGAAGTCGCTGCGATCAAAATCATCGAAACCGATTCCACTGGTTTTCCGCAGGTGGTCTATCAGATGAAAGGAAGAGAAAGCGATTCTTCACCGCTTTCCGTGGGGGAACGAAAGATCCAAGCCAAGGTTTTAATCGAGTTCGAAGTCCGCTAA
- the groL gene encoding chaperonin GroEL (60 kDa chaperone family; promotes refolding of misfolded polypeptides especially under stressful conditions; forms two stacked rings of heptamers to form a barrel-shaped 14mer; ends can be capped by GroES; misfolded proteins enter the barrel where they are refolded when GroES binds), with product MAKDIEYNETARRKLLEGVNKLANAVKVTLGPKGRNVVIDKKFGAPTITKDGVTVAKEIELEDALENMGAQMVKEVSTKTNDVAGDGTTTATILAQSIINEGLKNVTAGANPMSLKRGIDKAVAAAVESIQKRAVKIENKKDIANVATISANNDTTIGNLIADAMDKVGKDGVITVEEAKSIETTLDVVEGMQFDRGYISPYMVTDPEAMTATLNDPFILIYDKKISSMKDLIHVLEKVAQAGKPLVIISEEVEGEALATIVVNTLRKTISCVAVKAPGFGDRRKSMLEDIAILTGGQVISEDLGMKLENTTLQMLGRANKVTVDKENTTIIEGKGQTKEIQGRIGQIKKQIEDTTSEYDKEKLQERLAKLAGGVAVIHVGAATEVEMKEKKARVEDALSATRAAVEEGIVPGGGLTLLKAQEAVGGLKLEGDEATGAKIIFRALEEPIRMITSNAGLEGSVIVEHAKAKKGNEGFNALTMVWEDMIQAGVVDPAKVVRSALQNAASIGSMILTTEVTITDKPEKDAPNPMAGMGGGMGGMGGMM from the coding sequence ATGGCTAAAGATATAGAATACAACGAAACAGCAAGACGCAAGCTCCTCGAAGGTGTGAACAAACTCGCGAACGCGGTTAAAGTTACCCTCGGGCCTAAGGGTCGCAACGTAGTGATCGATAAAAAATTCGGCGCGCCTACCATCACTAAGGACGGCGTTACCGTTGCGAAGGAAATCGAACTCGAAGACGCTCTGGAAAACATGGGCGCGCAAATGGTGAAAGAAGTTTCCACAAAGACGAACGACGTCGCCGGAGACGGAACCACTACCGCAACCATTCTCGCTCAATCCATCATCAACGAAGGTTTGAAAAACGTAACCGCGGGCGCAAACCCGATGTCTCTCAAAAGAGGGATCGACAAAGCGGTTGCCGCTGCCGTGGAAAGCATTCAAAAAAGAGCGGTTAAGATCGAAAACAAAAAAGACATCGCAAACGTTGCGACGATCTCCGCGAACAACGATACTACGATCGGGAACCTGATCGCTGACGCGATGGACAAAGTCGGTAAAGACGGAGTCATCACAGTGGAAGAAGCGAAGTCCATCGAAACCACTCTCGACGTGGTGGAAGGGATGCAGTTCGACAGAGGATACATTTCTCCTTATATGGTGACCGATCCGGAAGCGATGACTGCGACTCTGAACGATCCTTTCATCCTGATCTACGACAAAAAGATCTCCTCTATGAAAGATCTGATCCACGTTCTTGAAAAAGTGGCTCAAGCGGGAAAACCTCTCGTGATCATCTCCGAAGAAGTGGAAGGAGAAGCTCTTGCTACGATCGTAGTCAACACTCTCAGAAAAACCATCTCTTGCGTTGCGGTGAAAGCTCCAGGGTTCGGCGACAGAAGAAAATCGATGCTCGAAGACATCGCGATTCTGACCGGCGGACAAGTGATTTCCGAAGACCTCGGAATGAAACTCGAGAACACTACTCTTCAAATGCTCGGCCGCGCGAACAAAGTGACCGTGGATAAAGAGAACACCACCATCATCGAAGGCAAAGGCCAAACGAAAGAAATCCAAGGAAGAATCGGTCAGATCAAAAAACAGATCGAAGACACGACTTCCGAGTATGACAAGGAAAAACTCCAAGAAAGACTCGCAAAACTCGCAGGCGGGGTTGCGGTGATTCACGTTGGAGCGGCTACCGAAGTCGAAATGAAAGAGAAAAAAGCCCGTGTGGAAGACGCTCTTTCCGCAACTCGCGCAGCGGTGGAAGAAGGAATCGTTCCAGGCGGCGGTTTGACTCTTCTCAAAGCGCAAGAAGCCGTGGGCGGACTCAAACTCGAAGGCGACGAAGCGACCGGAGCAAAAATCATCTTCAGAGCTTTGGAAGAACCGATCCGTATGATCACTTCCAACGCAGGTCTGGAAGGTTCCGTAATCGTAGAACACGCGAAGGCGAAAAAAGGAAACGAAGGTTTCAACGCTCTTACGATGGTTTGGGAAGATATGATCCAAGCCGGAGTCGTTGACCCTGCGAAAGTGGTTCGTTCCGCTCTTCAAAACGCAGCTTCTATCGGTTCCATGATCCTGACTACCGAAGTTACGATCACTGACAAACCGGAAAAAGACGCTCCAAACCCGATGGCGGGAATGGGCGGCGGTATGGGAGGAATGGGCGGAATGATGTAA
- the groES gene encoding co-chaperone GroES: protein MASIKPLGDRVLVEPRQEAEEKIGSIFVPDTAKEKPQEGKVVEVGSGKYEDGKLVPLEVKVGDTVLYGKYSGTEIKSEGKEYLIIRESDILAVVKK, encoded by the coding sequence ATGGCATCGATTAAACCTCTGGGTGACAGAGTCCTCGTAGAACCAAGACAGGAAGCCGAGGAAAAGATCGGTAGCATTTTCGTTCCTGACACGGCAAAAGAAAAACCTCAAGAAGGGAAAGTCGTAGAAGTCGGAAGCGGCAAATATGAAGACGGGAAACTCGTTCCTCTCGAAGTGAAGGTAGGCGACACCGTCCTTTACGGAAAATATTCCGGAACTGAAATCAAATCCGAAGGCAAAGAATATCTCATCATCCGTGAGAGCGATATTCTCGCCGTTGTTAAAAAATAA